The genomic window CAGGGCCGCCGAGGGGCGTGCACCGGGCATGGCGAAGGGCCGCGAGGTGCATCACCGCCACGACGCGCACATCGTCGACATCCGGCTCCCCGAAGGCATCGAGCCCTTCCGGCTCGCCCGCAAGGCCGAGAAATACCACGCGGCCGGGGGCGGCGGTCGCCCGACGCGCTTCATCGACAGCATCGAACCGGCCGGCCGCGAGGAGGCCGTGTGCATCCAGGTTGCGGCCGAGGACTCGCTGTACGTCACCCAGGATTACCTGCTGACACACAACACGCTCAATGACGCTTTCATCATCCTGGACGAGGCGCAGAACACCAGCGCCGAGCAGATGAAGATGTTCCTCACCCGGCTCGGGTTCGAATCGAAGATCGTCATCACCGGTGACGTCACCCAGGTCGACCTGCCGACCGGCACCAAGAGCGGTCTGCGTCAGGTGCAGGAGATCCTGGACGGCGTGGAGGACGTGCACTTCTCCAGGCTCACCTCGCAGGATGTCGTCCGGCACAAGCTCGTCGGCCGTATCGTCGACGCGTACGAGAAGTACGACAACGCAGAGGGCCGTACCGGCCGCAACGGGAAGTAGTCGCAGCGCACCATGTCGATCGACGTCAACAACGAGTCCGGAACCGAGGTCGACGAGCAGGCGATCCTCGACATCGCCCGCTACGCCCTCGCCCGGATGCGGATCCATCCGCTGTCCGAACTCTCGGTGATCGTGGTGGACACCGCCGCCATGGAGCAGCTCCACATCCAGTGGATGGACCTCCCGGGCCCGACGGATGTCATGTCCTTCCCGATGGACGAACTCCGCCCGCCGGCCAAGGACGACGAGGAGCCCCCGCAGGGCCTCCTCGGTGACATCGTGCTGTGCCCGGAGGTCGCCAAGAAGCAGGGCGAGGACGCCGAGACGCAGCACTCGATGGACGAGGAGCTGCAACTGCTCACCGTCCACGGGGTGCTGCACCTCCTCGGGTACGACCACGAGGAGCCGGACGAGAAGGCGGAGATGTTCGGCCTCCAGGCGGCGATCGTCGACGGCTGGCGCGGCGAGCGCGGCCTGACCGGCCCGTCCCCCGCCCCCACCGTCTCGTGAGCTTTCCCCTCGTCGCGGGCGCGATCCTGCTGGTCGTCGTCGGGTGGCTCGCCGCGTGCGCCGAGGCCGGAATCGCCCGCACGTCCAGTTTCCGGGCGGCCGAGGCCGTGCGCGCCGGGCGGCGCGGAAGCGCCAAGCTCGCGCAGGTCGCCGCCGACCCCACCCGCTATCTCAACGTGGCGCTGCTCGTGCGCGTCGCCTGCGAGACGTCGGCCGGCGTGCTCGTCACCTACGCCTGCCTCCAGGAACTCACCGAGACCTGGGAGGCGCTGGCACTCGCGGTGGGGATCATGGTCCTCGTCAGCTACGTCGCCATCGGGGTCTCGCCGCGCACCATCGGCCGTCAGCACCCGCTGAACACCGCCACGGCGGCGGCGTACGTGCTGCTGCCCCTGG from Streptomyces sp. NBC_01341 includes these protein-coding regions:
- the ybeY gene encoding rRNA maturation RNase YbeY translates to MSIDVNNESGTEVDEQAILDIARYALARMRIHPLSELSVIVVDTAAMEQLHIQWMDLPGPTDVMSFPMDELRPPAKDDEEPPQGLLGDIVLCPEVAKKQGEDAETQHSMDEELQLLTVHGVLHLLGYDHEEPDEKAEMFGLQAAIVDGWRGERGLTGPSPAPTVS